GCCTCGAACCAGGGCTCGAAGCCGAAATGCACGACCACGCGGCGGGCGAAGGGCAAGGGTTTCGCGGTGCACAGGAACAGGCGGTAGCCCTCGGCGCGCAGGGCGCTCACCGCCTGCATCATGCCCTCGTAGGGCGCGGCGCGGAACAGCCCGTCGCGGCCATAGACCTCGCGGTAGAGCGCGACCGCCTCCTCGACGCGCTCGGGCCCGCCGAGCCGGCGGCCGAAACTCGCGCGGAGCGGTGGCCCGATGATCCATTCGAGCGGCTCGTCCGGCCCCGCCGGTTGCCCGAGCGCGGACAGCGCATGGCGGAAGGAGCCGAGGATGCCCGGCGCCGGGTCGACCAGTGTACCGTCCAGATCGAAGAGTACGAACTTGTCCATGCCATGATCCCCGCCGGTGCCGCCCGCCCGGACGGACGCGCTGCGCGAGAGTAGCTTCCGGCGGGCCGTTCCGCCCCTCCGGATACGACAAACCCCCGAAAGGCAGAGCCCCGGGGGTCGTCAACTTCTTCGTGTCGGAAGGTCAGCTGCCTGACCTCACGAAAAGGATCTCACGAGTCGAAACTCAGAGGAGACCTTCGCGCTGAGCCTTCTTGCGCGCCAGTTTCCGGGCACGACGCACGGCCTCGGCGTTCTCGCGAGCTTTCTTCTCGGACGGTTTCTCGAAATGCTGCCGAAGCTTCATTTCACGGAACACGCCTTCGCGTTGCAGCTTCTTCTTCAGGGCGCGGAGCGCCTGATCGACGTTGTTGTCGCGAACACTAACCTGCATGTGGTTTTCACCACCTTTCTAGTTTTGAGTTGCAAGGAAATTGCAGGAAGCCGGTCTATAGCAAGGGTTGCCAATCTTGTCTAGACTCCTCCCCGTTGAGTCGAAGGAGAGGCCCCATGAGTGAAGAAATTGCCGGGCGCCTGCTGGATGCGGCGCTGACCCACGTCGCCTTCGACGGGTGGTCCGAGACGACCTTCCGCGCGGCGGCGAGCGATGCCGGGGTGGACCCGGTGGTGGCCCGCGGGCTCTACCCGCGCGGCGCGGTGGACCTGGCGATCGCCTTCCACCGCCGCGGCGACGAGGCTATGTCCGCGCGCCTGAAGGAAATCGACCAGTCCGCGATGCGCTTCCGCGACCGTGTCGCGCTGGCGGTCCGCAGCCGGATCGAGGCGGTGGACGACCGCGAGGCGGTGCGCCGCGGCACCACGCTCTTTACCCTGCCGATGTACGCGCCCGACGGCGCCAAGCTGATCTGGGGCACCGCAGACCGCATCTGGACCGAGCTCGGCGACACCACGCGCGACTTCAACTGGTACACGAAACGCGCCACGCTGAGCGCCGTCTACTCCTCGACGGTGCTCTACTGGCTGGGCGACGAATCGCCCGATCACCACGCCACGTGGGAATTCCTCGACCGCCGGATCGAGGACGTGATGCGTTTCGAGAAGACCAAGGCGAAGGTCCGAGCGACCCCGGTGCTGGGCAAGATTCTGGCGGCCGGACCCGAGCGGATCCTCGGCAGGCTGCGCGCCCCGAAGAGCCCGCGCCACGGGCTGCCCGGCGGCTGGACCGCCCCGCGCTGAGCCCCCTGCCCCACCCGCAAGACAGCAAGACAGGACCACGAATGACCAAGACCATGCGCGCCGTCGAGATCTCGCAGCCCGGCGGCCCCGAGGTGCTGCGCCTGACCGAGCGCCCCGTTCCCGAGCCTCGCCACGGCCAGGTGGTGATCCGCGTGGCCTATGCCGGGGTGAACCGCCCCGACGCGCTGCAGCGCGCCGGCAGCTACGCCCCGCCGCCCGGCGCCTCGGACCTGCCCGGGCTCGAATGCTCGGGCGAGGTGGTCGCGACCGGACCGGGCGTCGACTGGCCCGCCGTCGGCGATCAGGTCTGCGCCCTGCTGCCCGGCGGCGGCTATGCCGAGTATGTCGCCACCCCCGCCGCCCATTGCCTGCCCGTGCCCGCGGGCATGGGTCTGCGCGAGGCCGCCTGCCTGCCCGAGACCTTCTACACCGTCTGGAGCAACGTCTTCCAGCGCGGCGGGCTGCAGGCGGGCGAGCGCTTCCTCGTGCACGGCGGCTCGTCGGGCATCGGCACCACCGCGATCCAGCTCGCCGCCGCCTTCGGCGCGCGGGTCTTCGCCACGGCCGGCTCGGCAGACAAGTGCGCCGCCTGCGAGCGCCTCGGCACCGAGCGCGCGATCAACTACCGGGACGAGGATTTCGTCGAGGCGATGCAGGCGGTCGGCGGCGCCAACCTGATCCTCGACATGGTCGGCGGCGACTACATCCCGCGCAACGTGCGCGCGCTGGCGGACGAGGGGCGGCTGGTGCAGATCGCCTTCCTGCAGGGCCCCAAGGCCGAGCTCAACTTCGCGCAGGTGATGATGCGCAGGCTGACCATCACCGGCTCCACCCTGCGCCCGCAGAGCGATCTGGCCAAGGCGCGCATCGCCGAGGCGCTGCGCAGCCATGTCTGGCCGCTGCTCGCCGCGGGCCGCGTCGCGCCGGTGATGGATTCCGATTTCGCCCTCGACGAGGCCGCGCAGGCGCACGCGCGCATGGAGGGCTCGACCCATATCGGCAAGATCGTCCTCAGGGTCGCCTGACCCGGATTTCAGGCTCGGCAGCCCGGCTGCCGAGCCTTTCGCTCACGCCACCGCGCGGCGGTAGAAGTGCCAGCTCGCGTGGCCGAGCAGCGGCAACACCACCATCAGCCCCAGGAGCAGCGGCAGCGATCCCAGCACCAGCAGCACGGCGATCACCGCGCCCCAGGCCAGCACCACCCGCGGGTTCTTCTTCAGCACCTGCACCGAGGTCATCACCGCCATCGGGGCGCCCACGTGCCGGTGCAGCAGCAGCGGGAACGAGACCACCGAGACCGCCAGCGCCACCAGCGCGAAGACGAAGCCCACGCCGCAGCCCAGCACGATCATCCACCAGCCGCCCGCGGTGTGGAACACCTGGTCGAGGAAGGCGCCAAGGCTCTCGTGCCGCGCCGGTCCCATGGTCACGAGGTGGATGAAATGCGCCGTCAGCATCCAGGCGCAGAAGAGCGCGATGAGGTAGAAGCCCATCACCAGCATCGCCCCGAAGGCCGGCGAGCTCAGCACCGAGAAGGCGTCGCGCCACGTCGCCTCGAGCCCCAGCTCGCGCTTGCGGCTCATCTCGTAGAGCCCGACCGCGGCCATCGGCCCGATGATGGCAAAGCCCGCCGCCATGGGAAAGAGCAGCGGAAGCAGCGCCTCGTGGAAGGCCATGCCCATCAGCAAGAGCCCCATCACGGGGTAGATGAGCACGATGAAGAGCACGTCGCTCCGGCAGGCCTTGAAGTCCTCCCAGCCGGCGCGCAGCGAGTCCGAGATGTCCGACATCGCCATGGTCCGCACCCGCCGCGGCGTGTGGGCGTGGTCCGTCCCCAGCTCGCGCGTCGCGGCCGAGACATGTGAGCCCGCGGCCGAAAGCTGCTGCGCGGCCCACGAGAGCGGGTTTCCGATCGTATGAGGTGTCTGTGCCATGAGCCTCCTCCCTTGGCGTCGCGCGCAGCGCCAATGCGGGTCTGGTCCTGGCACGCGCCGAAGACCAGACAGGCCGGCCGCGCGTATGTCCCCAGCCTAGCACGAAACATCCTCGCAGTGAATCACGTCGGTGCGACGCGCCGCCGCTGCCGACAAGCCCCTTGCCCCCGCCCCCGCCGCGTCGCAGGGTCTGCGCCAAACGCCAGACAGGAGGACACGACATGGCCGAGACAGCCCGCACCGTCATCATCGAGGAAACCGGGGGGCCCGAGGCGCTCAAGCTGGCCGACTGGCCGGTGGGCGAGCCCGGCCCGGGCCAGATCCGCATCCGTCACAAGGCCTGCGGCCTCAACTTCATCGACTGCTACCAGCGCTCGGGGCTCTACCCGCTGCAGCTGCCGCACGCGCTCGGCATGGAAGCCTCCGGGGTGATCGAGGCGGTGGGCGAAGGCGTCACCCATCTTGCTCCCGGCGACCGCGCCGCCTATGCCGCCATGCCCCCGGGCGCCTATACCGAGGCGCGGGTGATGCCCGCCGCGCAGGTCTGCAAGCTGCCCGATGCGATCTCCTTCGACGAGGGCGCGGCGATGATGCTCAAGGGCATGACCGTGCAGTACCTCTTCCACCGCACCACCCCGCTGAAGCGCGGCGACACCGTGCTCTTCCACGCCGCGGCGGGCGGCGTCGGCCTCATCGCCTGCCAATGGGCGAAGTCCGAGGGCATCCGCCTGATCGGCACCGCCGGCTCGGACGACAAGTGCAAGCTCGCGCTCGACCACGGCGCCGATGCCTGCATCAACTACAACACCGAGGACTTCACCAAGCGCACCCGCGAGCTGACCGATGGCAAGGGCGTGGACGTGGTGATGGATTCGATCGGCAAGTCCACCTTCATGGGCTCGCTCGACTGCCTCAAGCCGCTCGGCATGATGATCTCCTTCGGCAATGCCTCGGGCCCGGTCGAGGCGTTCAACCTCGGCATCCTCGCGCAGAAGGGCTCGCTGAAGGTCACCCGCCCGACGCTCTTTGCCCATATCGCCGACCCGGTCGCCTGCCAGGAGATGGCGGCGATGCTCTTCGACAAGGTCGCTTCGGGCGCGGTGAAGATCCGCATCGACCAGCGATTCCCGCTGGCCGAGGTCGCCGAGGCGCACCGCGCGCTGGAATCGCGCAAGACCACCGGCCAGACCATCCTGACGCTGGACTGAGCCAAGCGCGGACTGCGGACATGCAAAGCGGCGCGGGACATCCCCGCGCCGCTCTCGTTTCAAGCCGGGGCCGCAGCCCCGGAAGACCTGCCGATCAGGCGATCTCGACCAGCTCGATGGCAAAGGTCAGGTCCTTGCCCGCCAGCGGGTGGTTGGCGTCGAGCGTGACCTCGGTCTCGGTCACCTCGACCACGGTCACCTGCACCACCTGCCCGGTCGGGGTCTGCATCTGCAGCGGCGTGCCGAGGTCGAGCGGGATGTTGTCGGGGATCTCGGCGCGCGGCACGGCCTGCCGCGCCTCGGGGTGGACCGGGCCATAGGCCTCGTCCGCCGGAACCTCGACGGTCTTCTTCTCGCCGACCACCATGCCGGGGATCGCCTTGTCGAGGCCGGGGATGATCTGGCCCGAGCCGACCTGGAACTCCAGCGGGTCGCGGCCGGCGCTGGAATCGAAGGTGGTGCCGTCATTCAGCGTGCCCGTGTAGTGAATGCGCACGGTGTCGCCGGTCTTGACCTGCGTCATGGGAATCTCCGTTCTGTGGGAATTGGGGAAGTTGCGTGGATGGGACGAGGCCACCTGTCGCGGCGGGTGCTCGTTTGCGCTCTGCCCCCAACCTAAGCATCCCGGTCCCGGATTGCAAAGAGGATGTCCCGGCGCCCGGCGGAGCCGTGCCGCGCCGGCCCGTCCAAACCTTTGCAAATTCACCCTTCCGACGCGCCGCCGCCCGTGCCACCCTGCGCCCGATCGCGAGGAGGACGCACGACCCCATGACGCAGAGCAAGGCCGCAGCCCGCATCACCACCTGCGTCTTCGACGCCTATGGCACGCTCTTCGACGTCTCCGCCGCCGCCCGCCGCGCCGCCGAGGCGCCGGGACAGGAGGCGCTCGCCGGTGTCTGGCCCGCGCTCTCGGCCGACTGGCGGCGCAAGCAGCTCGAATACAGCTGGCTGCGCGCCGTCACCGGCGATCACACCGATTTCTGGCAGGTGACGCAGGACGGGCTCGACTGGGCGATGGAGCGCCACGGCTTTGAGGACCCCGAACTGCGCGAGACCCTGCTCGGCCTCTACTGGCGCCTCTCGGCCTACCCCGAGGTGCCGAAGCTGCTCGCCACGCTCAAGGCCCGCGGCCTTGCCTGCGCGATCCTGTCGAACGGCAGCCCCGACATGCTCGGCGCCGCGGTCTCCAGCGCCGGGCTCGAGCCCTGGCTCGACGCCCTGCTCTCGGTCGAGGAGGTCGGCGTCTTCAAGCCCGCCCGCGCGGTCTACGACCTCGTCGGCGCGCGCTTCGGCACCGACCCGGGCGAGGTGCTCTTCGTCTCCTCCAACGGCTGGGACGCGGGCAGCGCCGCGGCCTACGGCTTCACCACCGCATGGGTCAACCGCGCCGCCGAGCCGGTGGACCGCCTCCCCGGCCGCCCGCAGCACGTGCTGACCGACCTTTCCACCATCCCGGAGCTGCTCTGATGCCCGAGTTCACCACCTCCGACGGCGTGTCGATCCACTACACCGACGAGGGCCACGGCCTGCCGCTGCTCTGCCTCGCCGGCCTCACCCGCGACGGGCGCGACTTCGACTACCTCGCGCCGCATCTCGACCTCGGCAAGCTGCGGATGATCCGCATGGACTACCGCGGCCGCGGTCAGTCCGACTGGACCGATTTCGCCACCTACACCATCCCCATCGAGGGGCGCGACGCGGTCGAGCTGCTGGATCATCTCGGGCTGAAACAGGCCGCGGTGCTCGGCACCTCGCGCGGCGGGCTCATCGCCATGGTGCTGGCGGCGACGGTGAAGGACCGGCTGCTCGGCGTCGCGCTGAACGACATCGGCCCCGAGATCGGCGGCGAGGGGCTCGCCGTCATCAAGGACTACATCGGCCGCAACCCGGCGTGGAAGACCCATGCCGAGGCCGCCGAGAAGATGGCGCTCGGCATGACCGCCTTCGGCGAGGTGCCGCCCGGGCGCTGGATGGAGGAGGTGACGAAGTTCTACCGCGAGACGCCGGAGGGGCTGCGCATCCAGTACGACCCGCGGCTGCGCGACGCGGTGCTCGAGGGCGGCGCCCAGCCCGCGCCCGACCTCTGGCCGCTCTTCGACGCGCTGAAGGGCCTGCCGCTCTGCGCCCTGCGCGGCAGCGGCTCGACCCTGCTCACCGCCGCGACCTTCGCCGAGATGATGCGCCGCCGTCCCGACATGATCGCGGCCGAGATCCCCGGCCGCGGCCACGTGCCCTTCCTCGACGAGCCCGAGTCGCTGGACGCGCTGCGCCGCTGGCTGAAGATGCTGGGCTAGCGCTCAGTCGAGGTTGAACACCCGGCTCGGGTGCAGCTCACCCGCCTTGAAGATGCCCACCGCGACCGGCTTGCCCTCGAACGAGGCCCAGGCCTCGTCGCCGTACTCGGCGTCACCGGGGATCACCATGCCCGCGTTGCCGTTGCGCAGCCGGGCCGCGCCCTCGGGGGTGCAGCGCAGCTCGGGCAGGTCGGCAAGACCCACCTCGACCGGCAGCAGCTTGGCGTCGAGCTCGGGCGTCTTCGCCAGCGCGTCGATCTCCTCGAGGCTGATCCCGTCCGAGGCCTCGAAAGGCCCGGACCAGACCCGGCGCAGGCGCAGCACGTGGCCATGGCAGCCAAGCGCCTCGCCAAGGTCGCGCGCGATCGAGCGCACGTAGCCGCCCTTGCCGCAGACCATCTCGAGCTCGACGTGATCGGCGTCGAGCCGGTCGAGCATGATGAGCGATTCCACGAAGAGCGGGCGGGCCGAAAGCTCCATCTCCTCGCCGTCACGGGCGCGCTTGTAGGCGCGCTCGCCATCCACCTTCACCGCCGAGAACTGCGGCGGCACCTGCTGGATGTCGCCGACGAACTGGTGCAGCGCTTCCTTGATCTCCTCGTCCGAGGGGCGCATCGCGCTCTCGCGCAGGATCTCGCCCTCGGCATCGTCGGTGTTGGTCGCCTGCCCCAGCCGCACGACGAAGCGGTAGGCCTTCATCGCGTCGGTGATGTAGGGCACGGTCTTGGTCGCCTCGCCGAGCGCCACGGCCAGAACGCCGGTCGCCTCGGGATCGAGCGTGC
The Salipiger sp. H15 DNA segment above includes these coding regions:
- a CDS encoding HAD hydrolase-like protein, translating into MDKFVLFDLDGTLVDPAPGILGSFRHALSALGQPAGPDEPLEWIIGPPLRASFGRRLGGPERVEEAVALYREVYGRDGLFRAAPYEGMMQAVSALRAEGYRLFLCTAKPLPFARRVVVHFGFEPWFEALYGAGLDGRFDDKTELIAHILREQELDAGQGCMVGDRDNDTSAAAKNGLASVGVLWGYGSRSELMENGATVLCAEPRALKDCIDALLSD
- the rpsU gene encoding 30S ribosomal protein S21; amino-acid sequence: MQVSVRDNNVDQALRALKKKLQREGVFREMKLRQHFEKPSEKKARENAEAVRRARKLARKKAQREGLL
- a CDS encoding COQ9 family protein, which translates into the protein MSEEIAGRLLDAALTHVAFDGWSETTFRAAASDAGVDPVVARGLYPRGAVDLAIAFHRRGDEAMSARLKEIDQSAMRFRDRVALAVRSRIEAVDDREAVRRGTTLFTLPMYAPDGAKLIWGTADRIWTELGDTTRDFNWYTKRATLSAVYSSTVLYWLGDESPDHHATWEFLDRRIEDVMRFEKTKAKVRATPVLGKILAAGPERILGRLRAPKSPRHGLPGGWTAPR
- a CDS encoding NAD(P)H-quinone oxidoreductase, which produces MTKTMRAVEISQPGGPEVLRLTERPVPEPRHGQVVIRVAYAGVNRPDALQRAGSYAPPPGASDLPGLECSGEVVATGPGVDWPAVGDQVCALLPGGGYAEYVATPAAHCLPVPAGMGLREAACLPETFYTVWSNVFQRGGLQAGERFLVHGGSSGIGTTAIQLAAAFGARVFATAGSADKCAACERLGTERAINYRDEDFVEAMQAVGGANLILDMVGGDYIPRNVRALADEGRLVQIAFLQGPKAELNFAQVMMRRLTITGSTLRPQSDLAKARIAEALRSHVWPLLAAGRVAPVMDSDFALDEAAQAHARMEGSTHIGKIVLRVA
- a CDS encoding DUF2189 domain-containing protein, with protein sequence MAQTPHTIGNPLSWAAQQLSAAGSHVSAATRELGTDHAHTPRRVRTMAMSDISDSLRAGWEDFKACRSDVLFIVLIYPVMGLLLMGMAFHEALLPLLFPMAAGFAIIGPMAAVGLYEMSRKRELGLEATWRDAFSVLSSPAFGAMLVMGFYLIALFCAWMLTAHFIHLVTMGPARHESLGAFLDQVFHTAGGWWMIVLGCGVGFVFALVALAVSVVSFPLLLHRHVGAPMAVMTSVQVLKKNPRVVLAWGAVIAVLLVLGSLPLLLGLMVVLPLLGHASWHFYRRAVA
- a CDS encoding quinone oxidoreductase: MAETARTVIIEETGGPEALKLADWPVGEPGPGQIRIRHKACGLNFIDCYQRSGLYPLQLPHALGMEASGVIEAVGEGVTHLAPGDRAAYAAMPPGAYTEARVMPAAQVCKLPDAISFDEGAAMMLKGMTVQYLFHRTTPLKRGDTVLFHAAAGGVGLIACQWAKSEGIRLIGTAGSDDKCKLALDHGADACINYNTEDFTKRTRELTDGKGVDVVMDSIGKSTFMGSLDCLKPLGMMISFGNASGPVEAFNLGILAQKGSLKVTRPTLFAHIADPVACQEMAAMLFDKVASGAVKIRIDQRFPLAEVAEAHRALESRKTTGQTILTLD
- a CDS encoding peptidylprolyl isomerase, which encodes MTQVKTGDTVRIHYTGTLNDGTTFDSSAGRDPLEFQVGSGQIIPGLDKAIPGMVVGEKKTVEVPADEAYGPVHPEARQAVPRAEIPDNIPLDLGTPLQMQTPTGQVVQVTVVEVTETEVTLDANHPLAGKDLTFAIELVEIA
- a CDS encoding haloacid dehalogenase type II, with the protein product MTQSKAAARITTCVFDAYGTLFDVSAAARRAAEAPGQEALAGVWPALSADWRRKQLEYSWLRAVTGDHTDFWQVTQDGLDWAMERHGFEDPELRETLLGLYWRLSAYPEVPKLLATLKARGLACAILSNGSPDMLGAAVSSAGLEPWLDALLSVEEVGVFKPARAVYDLVGARFGTDPGEVLFVSSNGWDAGSAAAYGFTTAWVNRAAEPVDRLPGRPQHVLTDLSTIPELL
- a CDS encoding alpha/beta hydrolase, with the translated sequence MPEFTTSDGVSIHYTDEGHGLPLLCLAGLTRDGRDFDYLAPHLDLGKLRMIRMDYRGRGQSDWTDFATYTIPIEGRDAVELLDHLGLKQAAVLGTSRGGLIAMVLAATVKDRLLGVALNDIGPEIGGEGLAVIKDYIGRNPAWKTHAEAAEKMALGMTAFGEVPPGRWMEEVTKFYRETPEGLRIQYDPRLRDAVLEGGAQPAPDLWPLFDALKGLPLCALRGSGSTLLTAATFAEMMRRRPDMIAAEIPGRGHVPFLDEPESLDALRRWLKMLG
- the truB gene encoding tRNA pseudouridine(55) synthase TruB yields the protein MARKKGRDISGWLIVDKPAGITSTSVVNKVRWALAAKKAGHAGTLDPEATGVLAVALGEATKTVPYITDAMKAYRFVVRLGQATNTDDAEGEILRESAMRPSDEEIKEALHQFVGDIQQVPPQFSAVKVDGERAYKRARDGEEMELSARPLFVESLIMLDRLDADHVELEMVCGKGGYVRSIARDLGEALGCHGHVLRLRRVWSGPFEASDGISLEEIDALAKTPELDAKLLPVEVGLADLPELRCTPEGAARLRNGNAGMVIPGDAEYGDEAWASFEGKPVAVGIFKAGELHPSRVFNLD